A single window of Engraulis encrasicolus isolate BLACKSEA-1 chromosome 20, IST_EnEncr_1.0, whole genome shotgun sequence DNA harbors:
- the jtb gene encoding protein JTB isoform X1 produces MIFCFVGCLGLMCGNVVLFCRVFGASIFSNADEKPTVNKPVVTLPCWQMEEFVVATECRLCLDFEATLAVCSVTGFVEQINCTKSNKGEYKSCRSSLMEEHLFWKFEGSMLGLTVLFALVVVARQRALDRLASEKVRRQIESI; encoded by the exons ATGATATTTTGTTTTGTAGGGTGTTTGGGTTTAATGTGTGgtaatgttgttttgttttgtagggtCTTCGGGGCCTCCATCTTTTCCAATGCGGATGAGAAGCCAACAG TGAATAAGCCGGTTGTCACTCTTCCCTGTTGGCAAATGGAGGAGTTCGTGGTGGCCACTGAGTGTAGACTCTGCCTAGACTTTGAGGCG ACGTTGGCCGTGTGCAGCGTGACCGGATTTGTGGAGCAGATCAATTGCACAAAGTCCAACAAAGGAGAATACAAGAG CTGTCGCTCTAGCCTGATGGAGGAGCACCTCTTCTGGAAGTTCGAGGGCTCCATGCTGGGTCTGACGGTGCTCTTcgccctggtggtggtggcccGCCAGAGGGCCCTGGACCGCCTCGCCTCCGAGAAGGTGCGCAGGCAGATCGAGTCCATCtag
- the jtb gene encoding protein JTB isoform X2 — translation MTLCCGMMESDCRIPTSCCRPRILVLHALFWGLVSLRVFGASIFSNADEKPTVNKPVVTLPCWQMEEFVVATECRLCLDFEAKTLAVCSVTGFVEQINCTKSNKGEYKSCRSSLMEEHLFWKFEGSMLGLTVLFALVVVARQRALDRLASEKVRRQIESI, via the exons ATGACTCTCTGCTGCGGGATGATGGAGAGCGACTGTCGGATCCCCACCAGCTGCTGTCGCCCCCGGATACTGGTGCTGCACGCGCTCTTCTGGGGGCTCGTCTCCCTCAG ggtCTTCGGGGCCTCCATCTTTTCCAATGCGGATGAGAAGCCAACAG TGAATAAGCCGGTTGTCACTCTTCCCTGTTGGCAAATGGAGGAGTTCGTGGTGGCCACTGAGTGTAGACTCTGCCTAGACTTTGAGGCG AAGACGTTGGCCGTGTGCAGCGTGACCGGATTTGTGGAGCAGATCAATTGCACAAAGTCCAACAAAGGAGAATACAAGAG CTGTCGCTCTAGCCTGATGGAGGAGCACCTCTTCTGGAAGTTCGAGGGCTCCATGCTGGGTCTGACGGTGCTCTTcgccctggtggtggtggcccGCCAGAGGGCCCTGGACCGCCTCGCCTCCGAGAAGGTGCGCAGGCAGATCGAGTCCATCtag